GCTCCTGCGCAACCTGGTGGCCAACGCGGTGCGCGCCGCCGGGCGCCCCGAAGGGGTGCGGGTGACCGTGGGCGAGGACGACGGCCGCGCCTGGGTCGAGGTGGCCGACGACGGCCCGGGCATCGACCCCGAGGTGCTGCCGCACCTCTTCGAGCGCTTCGCCCGCGGCCCCGAGGGCGGCACCGGGCTGGGCCTGGCCATCGCCAAGCAGATCGCCGAGGCCCACGAGGGCACGATCACCGTCCGCTCCCGGCCCGGCCACACGGTCTTTCGGGTGGAGCTGCCGGGGCTGGAGGGGGAGGGGTAGGCCGCAGCGCTACGGGGGGATGGAAATGAGGCCGGCTGAAAACCGAACCCCTACGCACCCTGGCGAGGTTTTGCTCGAGGAGTTCCTGAAGCCATACGGGCTGACCCAAAAGGAGCTGGCCGGGCGCATCGGCGTTTCCTACCCCCGCGTCAACGAGCTGGTCCACGGCAAGCGCGGCGTGACCCCCGACACCGCGCTTCGGCTCGCCCGGCTATCAGGCACCACGCCCGAGTTCTGGCTGAACCTGCAGCAAGCCTACGACCTCTACATGGCCCGTCAGCGCGCGGACCACGAAAACATCAAACCCCTGCGCCAGGGCGTCGCCTAGTCCGCGCCGCGCCCGATGGCTGGATTCTGAAGCAGGGGTTTCCCACCTCCCACCCCCGACCTCCCACGCCCTGCCTTCCCGCTACGACCACTCCGGCTCGCCGCGGTAGAGCTCCAGCGGCTCCTCGGCGAGCACCGCGTCCCGGCCAACCTCGATCAGCTCGATCACCTGCGGCGGGCAGCTGGCCACGCAGCCGCCGCAGCCGGTGCAGGCGGCCACCTCCAGCTCGAGCGCGTACTCCTCGCCCTCGCGCGTGCGTTTGACCGCCCCGGTGGGGCAGACGTTGGCGCAGACGGGGCAGAGGGTGCAGCCCTCGAGCACCTGGATGGCCGGCCAGCGCACCGTCCCCTGGCTGCGCGCCGCCGCCATCTTGCGCAGGCGCAGCTCGGCGGGAAGGTCGTGGTCCTCGTCGAGGCCCAGCTGTTCGGGCGGCTCGGGCAGCACCTCGGCGGCCATGCGCCTGGTGCCGCCGAGCAGCTGTTCGAAGAGCTCGCGCCGGCCCACGACCGCCCCGGGCAGGGCCTCGGTGGTCAGGCGCACCTCCAGCTCCGGGTAGTATCGCCGGGCCTCCTCGATGACCTGTTCGAGCGCCTGGGGCACCGTGGGCCCGCCGATCCTGCAGCCCTCGCAGTCGCCCCGGGCCAGGGTGAGCGGGCCGTGGCGGCTGGCCGCCTCGGCGAGCAGACCGGGGGTGAGCCGGCCCAGGCAGAGCACCTCCTGGCCGTGGCCCTCGGCCTTCGAGCACTTGAGCTGGCCGCGGCCCTTGTCGAGTGCCTCCTGCATGGGCCCCAGCGGGAACTCGAGCGCCACCCCGGGGCAGACCTGGGTGCACAGCCCGCAACCGGTGCAGCGGGTGTCGTCGATCTGGACGGTGAAGTGGGAGAGGTCCACGGCCTCGTGGGGGCAGGCCTGCTGGCACAGGTCGCACCCCCCCACCGCGTACTTCTCCACCAAGCAGCGGCTGCCGGTGTAGCGGGGCGTGGGGTCGGTGAGCTTGAGGAACGCCCCGAGCAGGTTGTCGAGGAAGCCCACGCCCGCCCCTTCCTAGCCGCGCCGCGTCCGGACGGGCTCGAGCAGGTCGCGCACCGCGTCCAAGAAGGCGTCGAACTGCGCGAAGTCCATCTGCTGGTTGTTGTCCGACATGGCCACCTTGGGGTTGGGGTGCACCTCCACGTGCACCGCGTCCACCCCCGCGGCCAGCGCCGCCCGCGCCAAAGGCGCCAGCAGGTCGATGCGGCCGGCGGCGTGGGTCACGTCCACCACGACGGGCAGGTGGGTGAGCTGCTTGGCCAGCACCGCCCCCGAGAGGTCCAGGGTGTTGCGGGTCCACTTCTCGTAGGTGCGGATGCCGCGCTCGACCAGGATGACCTGGTCGTTGCCCTGGCTGAGCACGTACTCGGCGGCGTAGAACCACTCCTCCACCGTGGCGCTGAGGCCGCGCTTGAGCAGCACCGGCTTGCCCGACGCGCCCACCTCGCGCAGGAGCGCGAAGTTCTGCATGTTGCGCGCTCCCACCTGGAGGATGTCGGCGTACTCGGAGACGACCCCCACGTCGCGGGTGTCCATCACCTCGGTCACGAAGGCCATGCCGTAGCGGTCGGCCGCGGCCCGCCCCAGCTTCAGCCCCTCGACGCCCAGGCCCTGGAAGGCGTAGGGACTGGTCCGCGGCTTGTACGCCCCGCCGCGCAGCACCTTGACGCCGCGCGAGGCCAGGAACTCGGCCGTGGCCTGCATCTGTTCTTCCGACTCGATGGCGCAGGGGCCGGCGATCAGGAGCGGCCCCGCGCCGAAAACCGCCTCGCGCACCCGCACCCGGGTGTCCTCGGGCCGGGTCTCGCGCGAGAAGAGGAACTTTTGCTTGTCCTCCTGCTCCTCGAGCGCCAGCGTGGCCTTGAAGATCTCCTTGAACAGCTTCTTGACCGTGCCGTCGGGGAAGGGGCCGGGGTTCTCGGCGGTCAGGTAGGCGAGCATCTCCTCCTCGCGCGCCGGGTCGTAGTGGCCCAGGCCGCGCTCGGTCTGGATGCGCCCGATCTCGGAGGCGATGCGCGCCCGCTCCGAGAGCAAGGTGAGCAGTTCGCGGTTGATGCGGTCGATCTCCCGCCGCAGTTCGAGGATGCGCGGTTCCATTCGCCTATCCTAACGCTATTCGGCGTCCACGTCCGCACGGGTGCGGCCGCGGCCGGCGGCGCGCGAGACCCAGATGGAGACCTCGTAGAGCAGCAGGAGCGGCACCGAGAGCAGCGCCAGGTTGAAGGGGTCGGCCGTGGGCGTGATGATCGCGGCGAGGGTGACGATCACCACGATGGCGATGCGGCGGTTCCGCGCCAAGAAGCGCCAGTCGAGCATGCCCAGCTTGGTGAAGAGGAAGCTCAGCACCGGCAGCTCGAACATCAGCCCCACCACCGTCAGGTACATCAGGATCTGGCTCATGTACTTGTCGATGGTGAGCAGCGGGATCACCTGGTCGCTGAGGAAACCCAGCAGGAAGGGCACCGCGAAGGGCAGCAGCACGTAGTACGAAAACACGACGCCCACCGCGAAGGAGAACCCCGCACCGAGGATGAAGGGCACGGCCAGGCGGCGCTCGTGGGGGTAGAGGCCGGGGGCGATGAAGGCCCAGAGCTGGTAGACGATGAAGGGCAGCGCGATCACCAGACCGCCGAACGCGGCGATCTTGAGC
This genomic stretch from Oceanithermus profundus DSM 14977 harbors:
- a CDS encoding 4Fe-4S dicluster domain-containing protein codes for the protein MGFLDNLLGAFLKLTDPTPRYTGSRCLVEKYAVGGCDLCQQACPHEAVDLSHFTVQIDDTRCTGCGLCTQVCPGVALEFPLGPMQEALDKGRGQLKCSKAEGHGQEVLCLGRLTPGLLAEAASRHGPLTLARGDCEGCRIGGPTVPQALEQVIEEARRYYPELEVRLTTEALPGAVVGRRELFEQLLGGTRRMAAEVLPEPPEQLGLDEDHDLPAELRLRKMAAARSQGTVRWPAIQVLEGCTLCPVCANVCPTGAVKRTREGEEYALELEVAACTGCGGCVASCPPQVIELIEVGRDAVLAEEPLELYRGEPEWS
- a CDS encoding bifunctional 3-deoxy-7-phosphoheptulonate synthase/chorismate mutase, which produces MEPRILELRREIDRINRELLTLLSERARIASEIGRIQTERGLGHYDPAREEEMLAYLTAENPGPFPDGTVKKLFKEIFKATLALEEQEDKQKFLFSRETRPEDTRVRVREAVFGAGPLLIAGPCAIESEEQMQATAEFLASRGVKVLRGGAYKPRTSPYAFQGLGVEGLKLGRAAADRYGMAFVTEVMDTRDVGVVSEYADILQVGARNMQNFALLREVGASGKPVLLKRGLSATVEEWFYAAEYVLSQGNDQVILVERGIRTYEKWTRNTLDLSGAVLAKQLTHLPVVVDVTHAAGRIDLLAPLARAALAAGVDAVHVEVHPNPKVAMSDNNQQMDFAQFDAFLDAVRDLLEPVRTRRG
- the tatC gene encoding twin-arginine translocase subunit TatC; this translates as MQEAPLVEHLEELRARIIRALLAWFVGMGVAWTFRVDLLKILKRPLDVATQVRGIEANLYQQTITEGFIVSLKIAAFGGLVIALPFIVYQLWAFIAPGLYPHERRLAVPFILGAGFSFAVGVVFSYYVLLPFAVPFLLGFLSDQVIPLLTIDKYMSQILMYLTVVGLMFELPVLSFLFTKLGMLDWRFLARNRRIAIVVIVTLAAIITPTADPFNLALLSVPLLLLYEVSIWVSRAAGRGRTRADVDAE
- a CDS encoding HigA family addiction module antitoxin codes for the protein MRPAENRTPTHPGEVLLEEFLKPYGLTQKELAGRIGVSYPRVNELVHGKRGVTPDTALRLARLSGTTPEFWLNLQQAYDLYMARQRADHENIKPLRQGVA